The stretch of DNA GACGTGCTCGGCCTGAGCGACGACTGAAACCGGTCACGGCTGGCCGACGCCAGCCGGAGCCGCTATAATTTCGCGCCGCATGCGGCCAGTCGGCCGCTATCCCGGCCTGATGCCCGCTCGATCACCGTAACCGGAGTCATAGTTGCGCCCGACAGCCCTGCTTGCGCTCGAAGACGGTAGCCTTTTCCACGGTCGCGCCATCGGCGCACTCGGCAGTACGGTTGGAGAGGTGGTCTTCAACACCGCCATGACCGGCTACCAGGAAATTCTTACCGACCCCTCTTACCGTCAGCAGATGGTCACGCTGACCTATCCGCATATCGGCAACACCGGAGCCAACGCTCAGGACGTCGAATCGGCGCGGGTGCAGGCGGCCGGCCTGATCGTGCGGGAGATTCCGCGCACGCCAAGCAACTGGCGCACGGACGGCAGCCTGATCGACTACCTCGAGGCCAACGATATCGTTGGCATCGGCGATATCGATACGCGTCGGCTGACACGCATCCTGCGCGAGAAGGGTGCCCAGAACGGCTGTATCGTGGCCGGCGACGACATCGACGCCGACGATGCGCTTGCCCGGGCGCGGGCGTTTCCGGGGCTCAAGGGGGCCGATCTCGCCGCCGAGGCCGGGACCTCCGAAGTCTACGAGTGGGACGAGCCGAGCTGGGTCGGGCCTAACGACAGCCACGAGCCGGCTCCAGCGCAGTATCACGTTGCGGTCTACGACTACGGTGTGAAGTACAACATTCTGCGCCGCCTGGTCGACTGCGGCGCGCGGGTGACGGTCGTGCCACCACGGATGCCGCTCGACGAGGTTCTGGCGATGAACGTCGATGGCGTGCTGCTGGCCAACGGGCCGGGCGACCCCGAACCGTGCGACTATGCGATCGCCACGTGTCGCGAGCTCATCGAACGAGAGGTGCCCACCC from Salinisphaera sp. T31B1 encodes:
- the carA gene encoding glutamine-hydrolyzing carbamoyl-phosphate synthase small subunit — encoded protein: MRPTALLALEDGSLFHGRAIGALGSTVGEVVFNTAMTGYQEILTDPSYRQQMVTLTYPHIGNTGANAQDVESARVQAAGLIVREIPRTPSNWRTDGSLIDYLEANDIVGIGDIDTRRLTRILREKGAQNGCIVAGDDIDADDALARARAFPGLKGADLAAEAGTSEVYEWDEPSWVGPNDSHEPAPAQYHVAVYDYGVKYNILRRLVDCGARVTVVPPRMPLDEVLAMNVDGVLLANGPGDPEPCDYAIATCRELIEREVPTLGICLGHQILGLAAGGRSLKMKFGHHGANHPVIDVASGEVMITSQNHGFAIDEASLPDTVRVTHRSLFDGSLQGIEIIGKPVFSFQGHPEASPGPHDVAPLFERFIGALHARSAGA